Proteins from one Mycobacterium sp. SMC-2 genomic window:
- a CDS encoding FadD3 family acyl-CoA ligase: protein MWDTIPEMVLSAADRFGDAEAIVDGPLRFTFTEIVDRIRCAAGAFTDLGVDKGDRVAVWAPNSAEWIIAAFGLLTAGGVLVPVNTRFKADEAGDIITRSKVKAVLVQKGFLGQDYTAPAGVPVIDLKSDFLSSGSPFERAVSGGDISDIIFTSGTTGRPKGAMMNHRQTLRMYEEWATLADLRRGDRYLQINPYFHTFGLKAGLITSFLRGATMLPVAVFDVDTVVDLIARERITMLPGPPTLYHSLLTVADKSKLSTLRAGVTGAADIPVELVRRIHDELPFQTLMTGYGLTEAGNVTLSRPGDSFEDVATTAGLPCDGVEVRIADDGEVLVRGYGVMQGYLDDPEGTAAAIDTDGWLHTGDLGNFDEAGRLRIVGRKKDMFIVGGFNAYPAEIEDYLLEHPAVAQAAVIGVPDERLGQVGKAFVVVKTPVTEGDLLIWCQQRMAGFKAPRFIEFLDELPLNATGKVMKDQLR from the coding sequence ATGTGGGACACCATCCCTGAGATGGTCTTGAGCGCGGCGGACCGTTTCGGCGACGCGGAAGCGATCGTGGACGGTCCGCTGCGCTTCACCTTCACTGAGATCGTCGACCGAATCCGTTGCGCGGCAGGCGCTTTCACCGACCTGGGCGTCGACAAAGGTGATCGCGTCGCCGTCTGGGCGCCCAACTCGGCGGAGTGGATAATCGCGGCTTTTGGGCTGCTCACCGCGGGCGGCGTGCTGGTCCCGGTCAATACGCGGTTCAAGGCCGACGAAGCGGGCGACATCATCACCCGCAGTAAAGTCAAGGCCGTCCTGGTGCAGAAGGGTTTTCTGGGACAGGATTACACCGCGCCCGCGGGCGTGCCGGTCATCGACCTGAAGTCCGACTTCCTTTCCAGCGGTTCACCGTTCGAGCGGGCGGTGAGCGGCGGCGACATCTCGGACATCATCTTCACCTCGGGCACGACCGGCCGCCCAAAGGGCGCGATGATGAACCATCGCCAGACGCTGCGGATGTACGAGGAGTGGGCGACGCTCGCCGATCTGCGCCGGGGCGATCGCTACCTGCAGATCAACCCGTACTTCCACACGTTCGGGCTGAAGGCGGGACTGATCACGTCGTTCCTTCGGGGCGCGACCATGCTGCCGGTGGCGGTGTTCGACGTCGACACGGTGGTGGACCTTATTGCGCGCGAACGCATCACGATGCTTCCCGGGCCGCCGACGCTATACCATTCGCTGCTGACGGTCGCCGACAAGTCCAAGCTGTCGACACTGCGGGCAGGTGTGACCGGCGCCGCCGACATCCCCGTCGAACTGGTCCGCCGCATCCACGACGAATTGCCCTTCCAGACGTTGATGACCGGATACGGCCTCACCGAGGCGGGCAACGTCACCTTGTCCCGGCCCGGCGATTCGTTCGAGGACGTGGCCACCACCGCGGGCCTGCCCTGCGACGGGGTCGAGGTGCGCATCGCCGACGACGGCGAGGTGCTCGTCCGCGGCTACGGCGTGATGCAGGGGTACCTGGACGACCCGGAGGGCACCGCGGCGGCGATCGACACGGACGGCTGGTTGCACACCGGCGACCTGGGCAACTTCGACGAGGCGGGCCGGCTGCGCATCGTCGGCCGCAAGAAGGACATGTTCATCGTCGGCGGCTTCAACGCGTACCCGGCCGAGATCGAGGACTACCTGCTGGAGCATCCGGCGGTGGCGCAGGCCGCCGTCATCGGTGTTCCCGATGAACGCCTCGGCCAGGTGGGCAAGGCCTTCGTGGTGGTGAAAACGCCGGTGACCGAGGGTGACCTGCTGATATGGTGCCAACAGCGGATGGCTGGATTCAAAGCGCCGAGATTCATCGAGTTTCTCGACGAGCTGCCGCTCAATGCCACCGGGAAAGTGATGAAGGACCAACTCCGTTGA
- a CDS encoding amidohydrolase family protein produces the protein MGQLSHREDVPFPLFDADNHLYEPPEALTKFLPKEYKDFVQYVQINGRTKIALRGVISNYIPNPTFEVVARPGAWEEYFKYGNPDGKSKRELFGEPMRAIPAFFEPGPRLEKMNELGLDRTLMFPTLASLIEERLRDDPVAIHVLIHALNQWLDEVWGFNYQNRIFTTPVITLPIVEKAIEELEWVVKRGARCILIRPAPVPGFRGPRSFALPEFDPFWERVVEHDLLVGMHSSDSGYSRYTSEWDGADQEMLPFQTNAMGILNEWRPIQDAVGSWVIHGALYRHPKLKVAIVEAGSKWMTPLLEGLAEVYRKAPEVFPSDPVEMVKNRIHVSPFFEEGIDDLINLVGVDQVLYGSDWPHPEGLAEPTYYINALSHLPVEDQAKIMGGNLSRLVSV, from the coding sequence ATGGGCCAGTTGTCGCACCGGGAGGACGTCCCGTTTCCGCTGTTCGACGCCGATAATCACCTCTACGAGCCGCCGGAGGCGCTGACCAAGTTCCTGCCCAAGGAGTACAAGGACTTCGTCCAGTACGTGCAGATCAATGGGCGCACCAAGATCGCGTTGCGAGGCGTGATCAGCAACTACATCCCCAACCCGACGTTCGAAGTCGTCGCCCGGCCGGGGGCCTGGGAGGAGTACTTCAAGTACGGCAACCCGGATGGCAAGAGCAAGCGCGAGCTCTTCGGCGAGCCGATGCGCGCGATCCCGGCGTTCTTCGAGCCCGGTCCGCGCCTGGAGAAGATGAACGAGCTGGGCCTGGACCGCACCCTGATGTTCCCGACGCTGGCCAGCCTCATCGAGGAGCGGCTGCGCGACGACCCGGTCGCCATCCACGTCCTGATCCATGCGCTGAACCAGTGGCTCGACGAGGTCTGGGGATTCAACTACCAGAACCGCATCTTCACCACGCCGGTCATCACTCTCCCGATTGTCGAGAAGGCGATCGAGGAGCTGGAGTGGGTGGTCAAGCGCGGCGCGCGTTGCATCCTGATCCGCCCGGCGCCGGTCCCCGGCTTCCGCGGCCCCCGGTCGTTCGCGCTGCCCGAGTTCGACCCGTTCTGGGAGCGCGTTGTCGAGCACGACCTGCTGGTCGGTATGCACTCGTCCGACAGTGGCTATTCCCGGTACACCTCCGAGTGGGACGGTGCCGACCAGGAGATGCTGCCGTTCCAAACAAATGCGATGGGCATCCTCAACGAGTGGCGGCCGATCCAGGACGCGGTGGGCTCTTGGGTTATCCACGGTGCGCTCTACCGCCATCCCAAGCTGAAGGTCGCGATCGTCGAGGCCGGTTCGAAGTGGATGACCCCGCTGCTCGAGGGCCTGGCCGAGGTCTACCGGAAGGCCCCGGAAGTTTTCCCGAGCGACCCCGTCGAGATGGTCAAGAACCGCATCCACGTGAGCCCGTTCTTCGAGGAGGGCATCGACGATCTGATCAACCTCGTCGGTGTGGACCAGGTGTTGTACGGCTCGGACTGGCCGCACCCGGAAGGGCTGGCGGAGCCGACCTACTACATCAACGCGCTGTCGCACCTGCCCGTCGAGGATCAGGCAAAGATCATGGGCGGCAACCTCTCCCGGCTCGTCTCGGTGTAA